The following proteins are encoded in a genomic region of Gadus macrocephalus chromosome 19, ASM3116895v1:
- the cntn1b gene encoding contactin 1b: MASTGLQILLLLTSSLSLSVAVLFGEPRIYGEDATGYGPIFEEEPLDVVYMEDSPDARISMNCRARSNPPAMYRWRRDNWEIKLMEQPDEHYSLVGGNLVITNPRQKKHAGNYICVAKNIYGTVISKEAKVKFGFMDEFPQEDREPVIAKEGQGAVLLCVPPKSWPAEVTYRWIFNEFPVFLQTDRRRFVSQRTGNLYISRVEAQDAGNYSCFVSSPVIGKSVFSKFIPLIPTPPDEGDERRYPADIAVMFPDTTAMLASNITLECFALGNPVPEIVWRKYDSTDLPANHEISASGARLHLYNIQYEDAGAYDCEAINTKGKDVHKAWVYVESAPEWAETINNTQVDLGSEHTMRCVASGKPFPFIRWYKDGYMFGKGELKFSSITFDDSGMYQCLAENYYGIKYANAELRVIACAPTFELNPVKKQLLGARNGRVVIECRPRAAPRPRFTWTKGKELLYNNSRISLMYDGSLEILNATKNDEGVYTCLAENDRGKANSSGTLTITEATELTVLPEDTMAKVGEEVILDCGATYDPMLDIAFVWAVDYRLIDFEAEWQHYERVVDEDEGNGYLRILNVQVWHEGRYTCTAQTVVDNATAYADLKIVGVPGPPGVLRVEEIRDSSIKLAWSKGGDHNSPILYYTIQTRHFWALNEDDWRVATTSPAFLDGNAEMADVTDLFPWMEYQFRVIATNQYGAGEASIPSIKIKTWDASPVVSPTDVAGYGGRDGEIFITWKPVEPWYFSGKKFGYIVAFKPHDAYDWWYETISDPETRRYVHRDPYFVPTEEDFQVREFQVKIKSFNVKGDGPYSPTTVVYYPREVPSEQPTDVYARPVSSHEASVWWLPVVDTGTGLQQYIEGYQVKYWRKYDDTEPGANRIFVPATENQTRLENMLPDAHYLIEVRAYNGAGFGPPSEHCEMFTRRPPPPDAPRMWRYVSWTGQWLYVWWDHIAYDWFGDISFPLYYKVMFRKTGYIYGKVYITGWHFMDFPMPQVGDYELMVRGRYEGGDGPVRKIRIKGEGTMTTPSLGLASMLVLALCIMGGLI; this comes from the exons ATGGCTTCCACTGGACTGCagattctcctcctcctcacctcctccctctccctctccg TGGCAGTCTTGTTCGGTGAGCCAAGAATCTATGGAG AGGACGCCACCGGCTATGGACCCATCTTTGAAGAGGAGCCTCTCGACGTGGTCTACATGGAGGACTCCCCTGACGCCAGGATATCCATGAACTGCAGGGCAAGGTCGAACCCGCCCGCCATGTACAG GTGGAGGCGTGACAACTGGGAGATTAAGCTGATGGAGCAGCCGGACGAGCACTACAGCTTGGTGGGGGGCAACCTGGTCATCACCAACCCCCGGCAGAAGAAGCACGCCGGCAACTACATCTGCGTGGCCAAGAACATCTACGGCACGGTCATCAGCAAGGAGGCCAAGGTCAAGTTCGGAT TCATGGATGAGTTCCCACAGGAGGACAGAGAACCTGTCATTGCCAAGGAGGGTCAGGGGGCCGTTCTCCTGTGTGTCCCCCCTAAGTCGTGGCCAG ccGAGGTCACGTACCGCTGGATCTTCAACGAGTTCCCGGTCTTCCTGCAGACGGACCGCCGACGCTTCGTGTCCCAGCGCACGGGGAACCTGTACATCTCCCGGGTGGAGGCGCAGGACGCCGGGAACTACTCCTGCTTCGTCTCCAGCCCCGTCATCGGCAAGAGCGTCTTCTCCAAGTTCATCCCCCTCATCCCCACGCCGCCCGACGAAG GGGATGAGAGGAGGTACCCAGCAGACATCGCTGTGATGTTCCCAGACACCACTGCCATGCTGGCCTCCAACATCACCCTCGAGTGCTTCGCCCTCGGCAA CCCCGTCCCTGAGATCGTGTGGAGGAAGTACGACAGCACCGACCTGCCGGCCAACCACGAGATCAGCGCGTCGGGGGCGAGGCTGCACCTGTACAACATCCAGTACGAGGACGCTGGCGCCTACGACTGCGAGGCCATCAACACCAAGGGCAAGGACGTGCACAAAGCCTGGGTCTACGTGGAGT CTGCTCCAGAGTGGGCGGAGACCATCAACAACACGCAGGTGGACCTGGGCTCGGAGCACACCATGCGCTGCGTGGCGTCCGGGAAGCCCTTCCCCTTCATCCGCTGGTATAAAGATGGTTACATG TTCGGGAAAGGAGAGCTGAAGTTTTCCAGCATAACGTTTGATGACTCAGGGATGTACCAGTGTCTCGCAGAAAACTACTACGGCATCAAGTACGCCAACGCAGAGCTACGCGTGATTG CCTGCGCTCCGACCTTCGAGCTGAACCCGGTGAAGAAGCAGCTGCTGGGAGCTCGGAACGGCCGGGTGGTGATCGAGTGTCGGCCCCGCGCGGCCCCCCGACCGCGGTTCACCTGGACCAAGGGCAAGGAGCTGCTCTACAACAACTCACG CATCTCGCTGATGTATGACGGCAGTCTGGAGATCCTGAACGCCACGAAGAACGATGAGGGTGTGTACACCTGCCTGGCAGAGAACGACCGGGGGAAGGCCAACAGCTCCGGCACGCTCACCATCACAG AGGCCACGGAGCTCACTGTCCTCCCTGAGGACACCATGGccaaggtgggggaggaggtgatccTGGACTGCGGTGCGACCTACGACCCCATGCTGGACATCGCCTTCGTCTGGGCCGTGGACTACCGCCTCATCGACTTTGAGGCCGAGTGGCAGCACTACGAGAGAGTCGTG gatgAGGACGAGGGCAACGGTTACCTGAGGATCTTGAACGTCCAGGTGTGGCACGAGGGCCGCTACACGTGCACGGCTCAGACGGTGGTGGACAACGCCACCGCGTATGCCGACCTCAAGATCGTAG GCGTCCCCGGGCCTCCTGGCGTCCTGCGTGTAGAGGAGATCAGAGACTCCTCCATCAAGCTGGCGTGGAGCAAAGGAGGCGACCACAACAGCCCCATCCTCTACTACACCATCCAGACCAGACACTTCTGGGCTCTGAACGAGGACGACTGGAGAGTCGCCACCACCT CTCCGGCGTTCCTGGACGGTAACGCGGAGATGGCCGACGTCACAGACCTGTTCCCCTGGATGGAGTACCAGTTCAGGGTCATCGCCACCAACCAGTACGGCGCCGGCGAAGCCAGCATCCCCTCCATCAAAATCAAGACCTGGGACGCAT cTCCTGTGGTTTCTCCAACTGACGTGGCCGGTtatggaggaagagatggagagatctTCATCACGTGGAAA CCCGTCGAACCCTGGTACTTCTCGGGCAAGAAGTTTGGCTACATCGTGGCCTTCAAGCCCCACGACGCGTACGACTGGTGGTACGAGACCATCTCGGACCCCGAGACCCGGCGCTACGTGCACCGGGACCCCTACTTCGTGCCCACCGAGGAGGACTTCCAGGTGCGGGAGTTCCAGGTGAAGATCAAGTCGTTCAACGTGAAGGGCGACGGCCCCTACAGCCCCACCACCGTCGTCTACTACCCGCGGGAAG TGCCCTCGGAGCAGCCCACAGACGTCTATGCCCGACCGGTGTCGTCTCACGAGGCCTCGGTGTGGTGGCTGCCCGTGGTCGACACCGGCACGGGCCTGCAGCAGTATATCGAAGGGTACCAG GTGAAGTACTGGCGGAAGTACGACGACACAGAGCCCGGGGCAAACCGGATCTTCGTGCCGGCCACGGAGAACCAGACGCGCCTGGAGAACATGCTGCCGGACGCCCACTACCTCATCGAGGTGCGGGCCTACAACGGCGCCGGCTTCGGACCGCCCAGTGAGCACTGCGAGATGTTCACCAGGAGACCGC CACCACCAGATGCCCCCAGGATGTGGCGCTACGTCAGCTGGACGGGCCAGTGGCTGTACGTCTGGTGGGACCACATCGCCTACGACTGGTTCGGAGACATCTCCTTCCCCCTGTACTACAAG GTCATGTTCCGGAAAACAGGCTACATCTATGGGAAGGTGTACATCACAGGCTGGCACTTCATGGACTTCCCCATGCCCCAGGTTGGGGACTATGAGCTCATGGTCCGGGGCCGCTACGAGGGGGGTGACGGACCTGTCCGGAAGATCAGGATCAAGG GGGAGGGAACTATGACCACGCCTTCTCTAGGCCTGGCCTCCATGCTGGTCCTGGCGCTTTGCATTATGGGAGGCCTGATCTAG